Proteins co-encoded in one Opitutus terrae PB90-1 genomic window:
- the carA gene encoding glutamine-hydrolyzing carbamoyl-phosphate synthase small subunit has protein sequence MSSSKPGVLALEDGTVYRGLAFGAEATIAGECVFNTSMTGYQEIITDPSYFGQIVTMTAVQIGNYGLTPEDEESSGPKCAGLVVRELSPVVSNWRATISLSDYLAKNGIPGLSEIDTRALTKKLRVDGAMKCCLSTLPISDDEAVRRAREWQDMAGSDYVKDVTCAQPYLWQPDAAANYNEPYLPVGTTMNAPAVPSRKFRVAAFDYGAKHSIFRKLVRHGFDVQVFPSTSTLEQIREQNPDAVFLSNGPGDPAALRYLHKTVTGLLPDYPVFGICLGHQMITHALGGETYKLKFGHRGGNQPVKNLETGKVSITAQNHGFATDPKSIEQRGAKVTEINLNDQTVEGLRHTSLPVFSVQYHPEAAPGPNDADPLFIDFYNLVAARKAGKI, from the coding sequence ATGTCCTCATCCAAGCCCGGAGTCCTCGCCCTCGAAGATGGCACAGTGTATCGCGGTCTCGCTTTTGGCGCCGAGGCGACAATCGCCGGCGAATGCGTCTTCAACACCTCGATGACCGGGTATCAGGAGATCATCACTGACCCGTCGTATTTCGGTCAGATTGTAACGATGACCGCGGTGCAAATCGGCAACTACGGGCTCACGCCGGAAGATGAGGAATCGAGCGGACCGAAATGCGCCGGGCTCGTCGTCCGCGAGCTTTCGCCGGTGGTTTCCAACTGGCGCGCCACGATTTCGCTTTCCGACTATCTCGCCAAAAACGGCATCCCCGGGCTCAGTGAGATCGACACCCGCGCGCTGACCAAGAAGCTGCGCGTCGATGGCGCGATGAAGTGCTGCCTTTCGACGCTGCCGATCAGCGACGACGAAGCCGTCCGGCGCGCCCGCGAGTGGCAGGACATGGCTGGCAGCGATTATGTGAAGGACGTCACCTGCGCGCAGCCCTACCTCTGGCAGCCCGACGCGGCGGCGAACTACAACGAGCCTTACCTGCCGGTGGGCACGACGATGAACGCGCCGGCGGTTCCGAGCCGCAAGTTCCGCGTCGCCGCGTTCGACTACGGCGCGAAGCACTCGATCTTCCGCAAGCTCGTCCGACACGGCTTCGACGTGCAGGTGTTCCCGTCCACCTCCACGCTCGAACAGATCCGCGAGCAAAATCCGGACGCGGTGTTTCTCTCCAACGGCCCCGGCGATCCCGCAGCGCTGCGCTACCTGCATAAAACCGTCACCGGTCTGCTGCCCGACTACCCCGTGTTCGGCATCTGTCTCGGCCACCAGATGATCACGCACGCGCTCGGCGGCGAAACGTACAAGCTCAAGTTCGGCCACCGCGGCGGCAATCAGCCGGTCAAAAACCTGGAGACGGGCAAAGTGTCGATCACCGCGCAGAACCATGGTTTTGCCACCGATCCGAAATCGATCGAGCAGCGCGGCGCGAAGGTCACCGAGATCAATCTCAACGACCAGACCGTCGAGGGGCTGCGCCACACCTCGCTGCCGGTCTTCAGCGTGCAATATCACCCCGAAGCCGCGCCCGGCCCGAACGACGCCGATCCGCTCTTCATCGATTTCTACAATCTGGTCGCCGCGCGCAAAGCCGGGAAGATCTGA
- a CDS encoding KamA family radical SAM protein, whose protein sequence is MSYHDNRTAWFEGQGLWQHIPESDWRDWTWQLKNRLTSVAELERYMTLTPEEKAGCLFANHKLSLAITPYFFNLIDREDPNCPIRKQVIPRAGEMQVSAEEQLDSLGEDAHSPVPGLVHRYPDRVLFLVTDRCASYCRYCTRSRLVSNAQDYNFHPEYEQGLRYIEAHPEVRDVLLSGGDPLLLSDRKLEHLISRLRAIPHVEFIRIGSRIPVFLPQRITPELCEVFKKHGPIWMSIHVNHPKEATAELKQACDRLSFAGVPLGNQSVLLKGVNDDAEVMKALVHRLLRMRVRPYYLYQMDLITGGSHFKVDVRKGIEIIQALRGHTTGYAIPQYVIDAPGGGGKVPINPDYLEKITDEEVVFRNFEGRRFTYPLKSTPVPSPAGAPSAEPVSEPVALPAIRP, encoded by the coding sequence ATGTCCTACCACGATAACCGCACAGCCTGGTTCGAGGGCCAAGGGCTGTGGCAGCACATTCCCGAATCCGACTGGCGCGACTGGACGTGGCAGTTGAAGAACCGGCTCACCAGCGTGGCCGAGCTCGAGCGTTACATGACCCTGACGCCCGAGGAGAAGGCCGGGTGCCTGTTCGCGAATCACAAACTGTCGCTCGCGATCACGCCCTACTTCTTCAATCTCATCGACCGCGAGGATCCGAACTGCCCGATTCGCAAGCAGGTGATCCCGCGGGCTGGCGAGATGCAGGTTTCGGCCGAGGAGCAGCTCGACTCGCTGGGCGAGGACGCGCATTCGCCGGTGCCCGGACTGGTGCATCGGTATCCCGATCGCGTGCTGTTCCTCGTCACGGATCGCTGCGCCTCCTATTGCCGCTACTGCACGCGCAGCCGACTGGTATCGAACGCGCAGGACTACAATTTCCATCCGGAATACGAGCAGGGCCTTCGCTACATCGAGGCGCACCCGGAGGTGCGCGACGTGCTGCTCTCGGGCGGCGATCCGTTGCTCCTGTCCGACCGGAAGCTCGAGCATCTGATCAGCCGGCTGCGGGCGATCCCGCATGTGGAGTTCATCCGGATCGGCTCGCGGATTCCCGTTTTCCTGCCGCAACGGATTACGCCGGAGCTGTGCGAGGTTTTCAAAAAACACGGCCCGATCTGGATGAGCATCCACGTGAATCACCCGAAGGAGGCCACCGCCGAACTCAAGCAGGCGTGCGATCGGCTGTCGTTCGCCGGCGTGCCACTGGGCAATCAGAGCGTTTTGCTCAAGGGCGTGAACGATGACGCCGAGGTGATGAAGGCGCTCGTGCACCGGCTGCTGCGGATGCGGGTGCGGCCCTACTATCTCTACCAGATGGATCTGATCACGGGCGGGTCGCACTTCAAAGTCGATGTGCGCAAGGGCATCGAGATCATCCAGGCGCTGCGCGGGCATACCACGGGCTACGCCATCCCGCAGTACGTGATCGATGCGCCCGGCGGCGGCGGCAAAGTGCCGATCAATCCGGATTACCTCGAAAAAATCACCGACGAGGAAGTGGTGTTTCGGAATTTCGAAGGCCGACGGTTTACGTATCCGCTGAAGAGCACGCCTGTGCCTTCACCGGCGGGCGCACCCTCTGCCGAGCCGGTCTCCGAGCCGGTCGCACTGCCGGCAATCCGACCGTAG
- a CDS encoding TonB-dependent receptor produces MQLPTRILLLTAVLAAASTLRAQPAASVPSANPADAPPAFADETVRLERFEVTGVPIEDSVNPLTRPLESLFGDSRSVLETPRSASTITQALLRERGIEGVREFVAFAPGSYAPASYGKATIPNIRGDLAETFLNGQRLSYNNFGVMPSFNGVEAVDIVRGPGSAIYGSGFFTGGYVNYTTKRPKFTRETTVTARLGSWVPRGGSWLNGSWQVDTTAPAADGKSAWRFSYEGKEDDTFFKNHGGRDDRQDLFASWIREANDALTLEANAQYMWQATPQLLGVNRPNQELIDHGRYYTGDLPDLGYSDAGALAGTIPGTTWVDLPRDATLLSVGDFSNANIVRGQFIATLQLAPEQKLVNRTLAEYVDRRRYHAFEYAEWAEQTTFENRTEWHASFEQGGLAHAVIAGGTLRWEDRLGYTNYFNEYFFQYDLTRPNRVFSHTADYPNSYWPGFAGPGGRLFFPASYGSPETTDSTLWNPALFAQDEVRFSEKLSLLAGVRLDGFYAKATDPLGTAAENPWSDTHRDTATSWNASLIYRVTPKATLYATHQRAYAVHGNVTGGGIMLKEDAQGRGIIDPDDFKNLSKLTEAGVKLSLLENTLYAGAAVYEQHRQEVELGGDVKNLKFRGAEVELVYQPTTRFNATFNAAFIDGRFDHSSATQAGGPSLYNLYAAGHGPGGRGNGLGFQWDKLPPGDYRIPGLSRWVVNSSFSYRFPSGFGGGLGGSWQSEQPGNLTNEYHIPAQVFLNAFLFYRQPTWEVDVEILNVLDRRNWIHNGDNYSNNVLVFQDLPLRVEGYVKFRF; encoded by the coding sequence ATGCAACTCCCGACAAGAATCCTCCTCCTCACCGCGGTGCTCGCCGCCGCTTCCACGCTGCGCGCGCAGCCCGCCGCGAGCGTGCCCAGTGCGAATCCCGCCGACGCGCCGCCGGCGTTCGCCGACGAAACCGTGCGGCTCGAACGCTTCGAGGTCACCGGTGTGCCCATCGAAGATTCGGTGAACCCGCTCACGCGCCCGCTCGAGTCGCTCTTCGGCGACAGCCGGAGCGTGCTCGAGACGCCGCGCTCCGCGTCGACGATCACGCAAGCGCTGCTGCGCGAGCGCGGGATCGAAGGCGTGCGCGAGTTCGTGGCGTTCGCTCCCGGCAGCTATGCGCCGGCGAGCTACGGCAAGGCGACGATCCCGAACATCCGCGGCGACCTCGCCGAAACGTTTCTCAACGGCCAGCGGCTCAGCTATAACAATTTCGGCGTCATGCCATCATTCAACGGCGTCGAGGCCGTCGACATCGTGCGCGGGCCGGGCTCGGCGATCTACGGCAGCGGCTTCTTCACTGGCGGCTACGTGAACTACACGACCAAACGGCCGAAGTTCACGCGCGAGACGACCGTCACCGCACGGCTCGGCAGCTGGGTGCCGCGCGGCGGTTCGTGGCTGAATGGCTCGTGGCAGGTCGACACGACCGCGCCCGCCGCCGACGGCAAATCCGCCTGGCGCTTCAGCTACGAAGGGAAGGAGGACGACACGTTCTTCAAAAACCATGGCGGCCGCGACGACCGGCAGGACTTGTTCGCCTCGTGGATCCGCGAAGCGAACGACGCGCTCACGCTCGAGGCGAACGCGCAATATATGTGGCAGGCCACGCCGCAGCTGCTCGGGGTGAATCGGCCGAATCAGGAGTTGATCGACCACGGCCGCTACTACACCGGCGATCTCCCCGACCTCGGCTACTCCGACGCGGGCGCGCTCGCCGGCACGATCCCGGGCACGACGTGGGTCGACCTGCCGCGCGACGCGACGCTGCTGTCGGTCGGCGATTTCTCCAACGCCAACATCGTGCGCGGCCAATTCATCGCCACGCTGCAACTCGCGCCGGAGCAGAAGCTGGTGAACCGCACGCTGGCGGAATACGTGGACCGCCGCCGCTATCACGCGTTCGAGTATGCGGAGTGGGCCGAGCAAACCACCTTCGAGAACCGCACCGAATGGCACGCGTCGTTCGAACAGGGCGGACTCGCGCACGCGGTGATCGCCGGCGGCACGCTGCGCTGGGAGGATCGGCTGGGCTACACGAATTATTTCAACGAGTATTTCTTCCAGTATGATCTCACGCGGCCGAACCGCGTGTTCAGTCACACGGCGGACTACCCGAATTCCTATTGGCCGGGATTCGCCGGCCCGGGCGGGCGGCTGTTCTTCCCGGCGTCGTATGGCAGTCCGGAGACGACGGATTCGACGCTTTGGAATCCCGCGCTCTTCGCCCAGGACGAGGTCAGGTTTTCCGAAAAGCTCTCGCTGCTGGCGGGCGTGCGGCTCGATGGCTTCTACGCCAAGGCGACCGACCCGCTCGGCACGGCGGCGGAGAATCCGTGGTCCGACACGCACAGGGACACGGCCACCTCGTGGAACGCCAGCCTGATCTACCGCGTCACGCCGAAAGCGACGCTCTACGCCACGCACCAGCGCGCCTATGCGGTGCACGGCAATGTGACGGGCGGCGGGATCATGCTGAAGGAAGATGCGCAGGGACGGGGGATCATCGATCCGGACGATTTCAAAAACCTGAGCAAGCTGACGGAAGCCGGCGTGAAGCTTTCGCTGCTGGAGAACACGCTGTACGCCGGCGCCGCGGTCTACGAGCAGCACCGGCAGGAAGTCGAACTGGGTGGCGACGTGAAGAACCTGAAGTTCCGCGGCGCCGAGGTGGAGCTGGTCTATCAGCCGACCACGCGGTTCAACGCGACGTTCAACGCTGCGTTCATCGACGGGCGATTTGACCACTCGTCCGCGACGCAGGCCGGCGGTCCCTCGCTCTATAATCTCTACGCCGCCGGCCACGGACCGGGCGGGCGCGGCAACGGACTAGGGTTCCAGTGGGACAAGCTGCCGCCGGGGGACTATCGGATTCCGGGTTTGTCGCGCTGGGTCGTGAACAGCAGTTTCTCGTATCGCTTCCCGAGCGGCTTCGGCGGCGGGCTGGGCGGCAGCTGGCAAAGCGAGCAGCCGGGCAATCTCACAAATGAATATCACATCCCTGCGCAGGTGTTCCTGAACGCGTTCCTGTTCTACCGGCAACCGACGTGGGAAGTGGACGTGGAGATCCTCAACGTGCTCGATCGCCGCAACTGGATTCACAACGGCGACAACTACTCGAACAACGTGCTGGTTTTTCAGGATCTGCCGCTGCGCGTGGAAGGGTATGTGAAGTTTAGGTTCTAG
- a CDS encoding plasmid pRiA4b ORF-3 family protein codes for MIGLHEGQGATQRQAERVFVLRLSVVGTIPAVWRRLVVRESMWLSRLHDSIQVAFDWFDYQTHAFNVENLRFGNPLKREELSIEDDRDVTLADLDLEHHERFTYGYHFSEGWQVEIHVEKIEPPQKNVHYPVCIAGERAGPPEDCGGLEAFHDMLACIKEPDTELGREWVEWLGPDYNPDLCDLDKINKALRKLGK; via the coding sequence ATGATTGGACTTCACGAGGGACAAGGCGCCACGCAGCGGCAGGCGGAGCGCGTCTTCGTTCTGCGGTTGTCCGTCGTCGGCACGATTCCCGCGGTGTGGCGGCGGCTCGTGGTCCGCGAATCGATGTGGCTGTCGCGCCTGCACGACAGCATTCAGGTGGCGTTCGACTGGTTCGATTACCAGACCCACGCCTTCAACGTGGAGAACCTGCGTTTCGGCAATCCGCTGAAACGCGAGGAGCTTTCGATCGAGGACGATCGCGACGTCACGCTCGCCGACCTCGATCTCGAACACCACGAGCGATTCACCTACGGCTACCACTTCAGCGAAGGCTGGCAGGTGGAGATCCACGTGGAAAAGATCGAGCCGCCGCAGAAGAACGTGCACTATCCGGTGTGCATCGCTGGCGAACGCGCGGGTCCGCCCGAGGACTGCGGGGGACTGGAGGCGTTTCACGACATGCTCGCATGCATCAAGGAGCCGGACACTGAACTTGGTCGCGAATGGGTGGAGTGGCTTGGTCCGGACTACAACCCGGACCTGTGCGATCTCGACAAGATTAACAAGGCCCTCCGGAAGCTGGGGAAGTAA
- a CDS encoding phosphatidate cytidylyltransferase, with protein sequence MAKRILSTVLLWGLVAGALVFFRTEGGVALITLISVLTLREFYRLMQSAGLAPFDKLGMAFGGLITIAPWLEMRFGIPAAHWLALAVVVFSIRILGEREPNNRVEALAATLFGLVYVALMLQYLVRIVTPLPTDTIGPVGRILLFVWLVAVAKFCDVGALLTGLAIGKHKMSPQISPKKSWEGAVGGVVASMLIGAALAWWWRDYFPAHLTPLIAGLFAAPIAVIGIVSDLIESVIKRRATIKDSGDTIPGIGGVFDVSDSLILTAPLGYFLFGLA encoded by the coding sequence ATGGCTAAACGGATTTTGAGCACCGTCCTCCTCTGGGGACTCGTCGCCGGCGCGCTGGTCTTCTTCCGCACGGAGGGCGGCGTCGCGCTGATCACGCTGATCTCCGTGCTCACGCTGCGTGAGTTCTACCGGCTGATGCAGAGCGCGGGGCTGGCCCCGTTCGACAAACTCGGGATGGCGTTTGGCGGGCTGATCACGATCGCGCCGTGGCTCGAGATGCGGTTTGGGATTCCGGCCGCACACTGGCTCGCGCTCGCCGTGGTGGTTTTCTCGATCCGGATTCTGGGCGAACGCGAACCCAACAATCGCGTCGAAGCGCTCGCGGCCACATTGTTCGGCCTCGTTTATGTCGCGCTGATGCTGCAATACTTGGTGCGGATCGTCACTCCGCTGCCGACGGACACGATCGGGCCGGTCGGGCGGATCCTGCTGTTCGTCTGGCTTGTGGCCGTGGCGAAGTTCTGCGACGTCGGCGCGCTGCTCACCGGCCTCGCGATCGGCAAGCACAAGATGTCGCCGCAAATCAGCCCGAAGAAGAGCTGGGAAGGCGCGGTCGGTGGCGTGGTCGCCTCGATGCTGATCGGCGCCGCGCTCGCGTGGTGGTGGCGCGATTATTTTCCGGCTCATCTGACGCCCCTGATCGCGGGGCTCTTCGCTGCGCCGATCGCCGTGATCGGGATCGTGTCGGATCTGATCGAATCGGTGATCAAGCGTCGCGCAACGATCAAGGATTCCGGCGATACAATTCCGGGCATCGGCGGCGTGTTTGACGTCAGCGACAGCCTGATCCTCACCGCCCCGCTCGGGTATTTTCTGTTCGGGCTGGCGTGA
- a CDS encoding isoprenyl transferase: MPPTEARSVVPAHVAIIMDGNGRWAKQRGLPRIEGHRRGVETVRTVTFAARDLGVRMLTLYAFSVENWKRPQDEVGALMGLLEFYLKKELETFVRDRVRLRTIGRTQDLPAGVQKLLRTAIEETRHFTDYTLVLALNYGARTEAVDAARAYAAAVAAGTEKLNDDSWETFSRYLYTTGLPDPDLIIRTSGETRISNFLLLQAAYAEFVFTPVLWPDFGKPELAAAIAEYARRERRFGQTGDQVKPAAVQRP, translated from the coding sequence ATGCCCCCCACCGAAGCCCGATCCGTCGTTCCCGCTCATGTAGCCATCATCATGGACGGCAACGGACGGTGGGCGAAACAGCGCGGACTGCCGCGCATCGAGGGTCACCGCCGCGGCGTGGAAACCGTGCGCACCGTCACGTTCGCCGCACGCGATCTCGGCGTGCGGATGCTCACGCTCTACGCCTTTTCGGTCGAGAACTGGAAGCGCCCCCAGGACGAGGTCGGCGCGCTGATGGGCCTGCTCGAGTTTTACCTGAAGAAAGAGCTCGAAACGTTCGTCCGCGACCGCGTGCGGCTGCGCACGATCGGCCGAACGCAGGACCTGCCCGCCGGCGTACAGAAGCTGCTCCGCACGGCGATCGAGGAAACCCGGCATTTTACCGACTACACGCTCGTCCTCGCGCTCAACTACGGCGCGCGCACCGAGGCGGTGGACGCCGCCCGCGCGTACGCCGCCGCCGTCGCTGCCGGCACGGAAAAACTGAACGACGACTCGTGGGAAACGTTCAGCCGCTACCTTTACACCACGGGGTTGCCCGACCCGGACCTGATCATCCGCACCTCCGGCGAGACGCGGATCAGCAACTTCCTCTTGCTGCAAGCCGCCTATGCCGAGTTCGTGTTCACCCCGGTGCTCTGGCCGGACTTCGGCAAACCGGAGCTCGCCGCCGCGATCGCCGAGTACGCGCGCCGCGAGCGGCGGTTCGGCCAGACCGGTGACCAGGTGAAACCCGCCGCCGTCCAGCGGCCGTAA
- a CDS encoding 4a-hydroxytetrahydrobiopterin dehydratase, with the protein MPTILTQADIQQVLGELKGWAWERDALEKTYRFGSFREAMSFMVRAAFEAEALNHHPEWANVYDRVTVRLATHDAGGKVTAKDVELARRFEKISWVG; encoded by the coding sequence ATGCCAACGATCTTGACGCAGGCGGACATCCAGCAGGTGCTCGGCGAACTAAAAGGCTGGGCTTGGGAGCGCGATGCGCTCGAAAAGACGTATCGGTTCGGCAGCTTTCGCGAGGCGATGAGCTTCATGGTGCGCGCGGCGTTCGAGGCCGAGGCGCTGAACCACCATCCCGAATGGGCCAACGTTTACGATCGCGTGACCGTCCGGCTCGCCACGCACGATGCAGGCGGGAAGGTGACCGCGAAGGATGTCGAGCTGGCGCGGCGGTTCGAGAAGATCTCGTGGGTGGGATAG
- a CDS encoding MTAP family purine nucleoside phosphorylase, whose protein sequence is MKVAFISGTSIVNSDLFSAWEVKTTTTPYGQVTYKTKGDFVLINRHGYAFPLPPHSINYRANIRALADLGFKDILSLNSVGSLKRDLPPGTFVSCSDYVGLQQGPMTFFDQELKGGAPGIANNLIPLLIEKLAPEFKIHPGKVYVQFRGPRFETKAEIRIVQSWGDVVGMTAAHEADLCSELGLRYNSLALIDNYANGLEGTEIDFAKFKDLVKDNQAKVNRLFTRILEILG, encoded by the coding sequence ATGAAAGTCGCGTTCATCAGCGGAACCAGCATCGTCAATTCCGACCTCTTTTCGGCCTGGGAGGTGAAGACTACGACGACGCCTTACGGCCAGGTGACCTACAAGACGAAGGGCGATTTCGTGCTTATCAACCGCCACGGCTACGCCTTCCCGCTGCCGCCGCATTCGATCAATTACCGCGCGAATATCCGCGCGCTGGCCGACCTCGGCTTCAAGGACATCCTCTCGCTCAACTCCGTGGGCTCACTGAAGCGCGACCTGCCGCCCGGCACGTTCGTGTCGTGTTCCGACTACGTGGGGCTGCAGCAGGGTCCGATGACGTTCTTCGATCAGGAGCTGAAAGGCGGCGCGCCTGGCATCGCGAACAACCTCATCCCGCTGCTGATCGAGAAACTCGCGCCGGAGTTCAAGATTCATCCGGGCAAGGTCTATGTGCAGTTCCGTGGACCGCGGTTCGAGACCAAGGCGGAGATCCGGATCGTGCAGAGCTGGGGCGACGTGGTCGGGATGACCGCGGCGCACGAAGCTGATCTGTGCAGTGAGCTAGGCCTGCGCTACAACAGCCTCGCGCTGATCGACAACTACGCGAACGGGCTCGAGGGCACCGAGATCGATTTCGCGAAGTTCAAGGACCTGGTGAAGGACAACCAGGCCAAGGTGAACCGGCTGTTCACGCGGATCCTCGAGATCCTGGGCTGA
- a CDS encoding phospholipase D family protein, which produces MSAVSARRVCWLVGLPLLLGTLSFRAATTELPFVDTPFGPAVAAALGDHARGDTSQGNRVVILDGGYEVLLVRIHLIRQARRSIEVQTFIWTNDECGRLVMFELIEAARRGVKVRVIADQPFSEQDPALTAFLATADPNLEIKHYRPTLARIRPSFVHTVAAGLWSFKAVNQRMHSKVMLFDEAILITGGRNLENAYFDHSTELNYRDRDVLVVGPAAREAAETFEEFWGYRHSVPSRELIDVAAEIENGKFRRYDTRADYDFGAFFGELVQQADDAALITARFVQPLRPVKVARFLSDRPGKSRGFFGRTARITRELKAVLEEARTEILMQTPYLVLSGQAQTLIQELREERPQLRIRISTNSFASTDNLLAYSANYRLRNRYVQDLGLEVHEFRPKPAALPLLFPRYDELAAFARERRAAGKQSRDPFLCLHAKSLVIDDRIAFIGSFNLDPRSQNLNTEVGLLIEDEVVARELRDQIERDLRPENSWVIGRRSLPLRLEAVNGLVGGILSLAPMDVWPIQNTSSFELRPGGRVVPPDDPTFQANYREVGSFPGTEGMFTTKEILTRLYKVVGPPLTPVL; this is translated from the coding sequence ATGAGTGCCGTCTCCGCGCGCCGTGTGTGTTGGCTGGTTGGACTGCCGCTGCTGCTTGGGACGCTGAGCTTCCGGGCTGCGACCACCGAGCTGCCCTTTGTCGACACGCCGTTCGGACCGGCAGTCGCCGCGGCGCTCGGCGATCATGCGCGGGGCGACACGTCGCAGGGCAACCGGGTCGTCATCCTCGACGGCGGTTACGAGGTGCTGCTCGTGCGCATCCACCTCATCCGGCAGGCGCGGCGTTCGATCGAGGTGCAGACGTTTATCTGGACCAACGACGAATGCGGCCGGCTGGTGATGTTCGAGCTGATCGAGGCGGCGCGACGCGGCGTGAAGGTGCGGGTCATCGCGGACCAGCCGTTCTCCGAGCAGGATCCCGCGCTGACGGCCTTCCTTGCCACGGCCGATCCGAATCTCGAGATCAAGCACTACCGGCCGACGCTGGCGCGGATCCGGCCGTCGTTCGTGCACACCGTCGCCGCCGGACTGTGGTCGTTCAAGGCGGTGAACCAGCGGATGCACAGCAAGGTGATGCTGTTCGACGAGGCGATCCTCATCACCGGCGGCCGGAATCTCGAGAACGCCTACTTCGATCATTCGACCGAATTGAATTATCGCGATCGCGACGTGCTGGTCGTCGGACCGGCGGCGCGCGAAGCGGCGGAGACGTTTGAGGAATTTTGGGGCTATCGTCACTCGGTGCCGAGCCGCGAACTGATCGATGTGGCGGCGGAGATCGAGAACGGAAAGTTTCGCCGCTACGACACGCGGGCCGACTACGATTTCGGAGCGTTTTTTGGCGAACTCGTTCAACAGGCCGACGACGCCGCGTTGATCACCGCGCGGTTCGTCCAGCCGCTGCGGCCGGTGAAGGTGGCGCGGTTCCTCTCCGATCGACCGGGAAAATCGCGCGGGTTTTTCGGTCGGACGGCCCGGATCACGCGCGAGCTGAAGGCGGTGCTCGAGGAGGCCCGCACGGAGATCCTGATGCAGACACCCTATCTCGTGCTGAGCGGGCAGGCGCAGACGCTGATCCAGGAGCTGCGCGAGGAGCGGCCGCAGCTGCGGATCCGGATTTCGACGAACAGCTTCGCCTCGACGGACAACCTGCTAGCCTACTCGGCGAACTACCGGCTGCGCAACCGCTACGTGCAGGACCTCGGGCTCGAGGTGCACGAATTCCGACCGAAGCCGGCGGCGCTGCCGCTGCTGTTTCCGCGCTACGACGAGCTGGCGGCGTTCGCCCGCGAACGCCGCGCGGCCGGCAAGCAGTCGCGCGATCCCTTTCTCTGCCTGCACGCGAAGTCGCTCGTGATCGACGACCGGATCGCGTTCATCGGCTCGTTCAACCTCGATCCGCGCTCGCAAAACCTGAACACGGAAGTCGGCCTGTTGATCGAGGACGAGGTCGTGGCCCGCGAGCTGCGTGACCAGATCGAGCGCGACCTGCGGCCGGAGAACAGCTGGGTCATCGGCCGGCGCTCGCTGCCGCTTCGGCTGGAGGCGGTGAACGGGCTGGTGGGCGGGATCCTGTCGCTCGCCCCGATGGACGTGTGGCCGATTCAGAACACGAGCAGTTTCGAATTGCGACCGGGCGGACGCGTCGTGCCGCCCGACGATCCGACGTTTCAGGCGAACTATCGCGAAGTCGGATCCTTCCCGGGCACGGAGGGGATGTTCACCACGAAGGAAATCCTGACGCGGCTCTACAAGGTGGTGGGCCCGCCGTTGACGCCGGTACTGTAG
- a CDS encoding SMP-30/gluconolactonase/LRE family protein — protein sequence MKTHVITLLAILGAAAPISQAHELKKIWESAPAFKVPESVLHDRARQVLYVSNIEGEPWAKDGHGSIGKLGLDGQVLAAEWVTGLDAPKGMALHGARLYVGDMDALVVIDVDAGKIIERIAVPGAQGLNDVTVDEHGVVYASDSPGKKVYEVKDGHARPLLQNLKGPNGVLAHNGVLYVLDGEGLYRVADGGQLTLICDGMSGGVDGVEPVGNGDFLVSCWRGAVHYVKADGTRETLLDTQAQKIYSADIGYDPATRTVYVPTFFGNSVVAYTVK from the coding sequence ATGAAGACCCACGTCATCACCCTGCTAGCGATTCTCGGCGCCGCGGCGCCGATCAGTCAGGCCCACGAGCTGAAGAAAATCTGGGAGAGCGCGCCTGCGTTCAAGGTGCCGGAATCCGTGCTGCATGATCGCGCGCGACAGGTGCTCTATGTGAGCAATATCGAAGGCGAACCGTGGGCGAAGGACGGGCACGGTTCGATCGGGAAGCTCGGGCTCGATGGTCAGGTGCTCGCGGCAGAATGGGTGACGGGACTCGATGCGCCGAAAGGCATGGCGCTGCACGGCGCGCGATTGTACGTCGGCGACATGGACGCCCTGGTCGTGATCGATGTCGATGCCGGCAAGATTATCGAGCGCATCGCGGTGCCGGGCGCGCAGGGCTTGAACGATGTCACCGTCGACGAACACGGCGTGGTATATGCGTCGGACTCGCCCGGGAAAAAGGTCTACGAGGTGAAGGACGGCCACGCGCGGCCGCTACTGCAGAACCTGAAAGGCCCGAACGGAGTGCTCGCGCACAACGGCGTGCTGTATGTGCTCGATGGCGAGGGACTGTATCGGGTGGCCGACGGGGGTCAGCTCACGCTGATTTGCGACGGGATGTCTGGCGGCGTCGATGGCGTGGAACCAGTCGGCAACGGCGACTTTCTGGTCTCGTGCTGGCGCGGCGCCGTGCACTACGTGAAGGCGGACGGCACGCGCGAGACGCTCCTGGACACGCAGGCGCAGAAAATCTATTCGGCCGACATCGGCTACGATCCCGCCACGCGCACCGTTTATGTGCCGACGTTTTTCGGCAACAGCGTCGTGGCGTATACGGTCAAGTAA